One Bdellovibrio bacteriovorus str. Tiberius DNA segment encodes these proteins:
- a CDS encoding SDR family oxidoreductase — protein sequence MELRIMVTGATGTMGSELVRQLHSKGAEVVAISRDLERLPKDIKGMQVPLENRYLLEQAFRDVDVLVFIQPLCENMIQQAENVIGAARASGVQFVLKVSGLGASPMSRYLYQRIQGEADDILMQSGLRYCLLKPNIYMQCFLKSHYESLMAGTLYLPQGEGRTSFVDARDVADVAALLLQDPWRYQKRELVLTGERALSNAEAVSIISHYARRRVSYVPVTEDAARKTFNREQSPWMMEAQMSLHRAAREGAAAEVSGAVEKILGRDPRSFEEFCEDMKKAWVLPEPQEGLL from the coding sequence ATGGAACTGCGAATTATGGTGACGGGCGCCACCGGAACCATGGGGTCGGAGTTGGTGCGCCAACTGCATTCAAAAGGCGCAGAAGTCGTGGCTATCAGCCGGGATTTGGAGCGCTTGCCAAAGGATATCAAGGGGATGCAGGTCCCACTTGAGAACCGCTATCTGTTGGAGCAGGCATTCCGGGATGTTGATGTTCTGGTTTTTATCCAGCCTCTTTGTGAAAATATGATTCAGCAGGCCGAAAACGTGATAGGCGCCGCCCGAGCTTCGGGGGTGCAGTTTGTCTTGAAAGTCTCAGGTTTAGGGGCGTCACCGATGTCTCGCTATTTATATCAACGGATACAAGGTGAGGCTGACGACATCTTGATGCAAAGTGGTCTGCGCTATTGCCTGCTGAAACCCAATATCTACATGCAATGCTTCTTAAAGTCGCATTATGAGTCCCTGATGGCCGGCACGCTGTATCTGCCTCAAGGGGAGGGGCGAACGTCTTTTGTGGATGCCCGGGACGTGGCCGACGTTGCAGCCCTTTTACTGCAAGACCCCTGGCGCTATCAAAAACGGGAACTGGTGCTGACCGGGGAAAGAGCCCTGTCCAATGCAGAAGCCGTGTCGATTATTTCTCATTATGCCCGAAGACGGGTTTCGTATGTGCCTGTGACCGAGGATGCGGCCCGGAAGACATTCAACCGGGAGCAGTCGCCGTGGATGATGGAGGCCCAGATGAGTCTGCACCGAGCGGCCCGGGAAGGGGCGGCGGCCGAAGTGTCGGGGGCCGTCGAAAAGATACTGGGTCGGGATCCTCGCAGCTTTGAAGAGTTCTGCGAGGATATGAAAAAGGCCTGGGTTTTACCCGAGCCTCAGGAAGGCTTACTCTGA
- a CDS encoding SRPBCC family protein: MKDSIELSIKLKASSGWIWNALTDRGELENWWSESVVLEPKVGGAFKEPWIDDEGDKQMASGKVVKLKKEQFITFTWKEKSWPKTATTECTFTIEDNGKERVLSLEHSGWDTLPAEIRTKTIKDFKVGWGYHLKELKSYLDD, translated from the coding sequence ATGAAAGACAGCATTGAATTATCCATTAAACTTAAAGCCAGCAGCGGCTGGATCTGGAATGCCCTGACTGATCGCGGGGAACTTGAAAACTGGTGGAGTGAATCGGTTGTCCTTGAACCCAAAGTCGGCGGTGCCTTCAAAGAGCCGTGGATCGATGACGAAGGCGATAAACAAATGGCTTCGGGCAAAGTGGTGAAACTGAAAAAAGAACAGTTCATCACTTTCACCTGGAAGGAAAAAAGCTGGCCCAAAACCGCCACCACGGAATGCACCTTCACCATTGAAGACAATGGCAAAGAACGTGTTCTGTCACTGGAACACTCCGGCTGGGACACCCTGCCAGCAGAAATCCGCACCAAAACAATCAAGGACTTCAAAGTAGGCTGGGGTTATCACCTGAAAGAGCTTAAATCGTATCTGGATGATTGA
- a CDS encoding substrate-binding periplasmic protein has protein sequence MNALMALAFILTPLCSLAKPPEPKAIRYGINSNYAMPLINVERVQNTPKLEGGLLRDLGQALFKELNLTPTWILLPKSRVASNLTSGNVHLVCHLNEVWQPAIREAVFWSHDLYRSSNLIVYIGGKPILKAKDLYGKRVGGVLNFIYQYMDDYFKKGLILREDGPNNESNIQKLLNGRIDYIIMSNLEFEYYKKVYPSLESADLGMDEIITKCALSRKAPITLDELNRAIDNIKKNGTLEKILKSYN, from the coding sequence ATGAACGCGTTGATGGCTTTGGCCTTCATTCTGACCCCATTATGTTCTTTGGCAAAACCTCCGGAGCCAAAGGCCATTCGCTATGGCATCAACTCCAATTACGCGATGCCTTTGATAAACGTAGAACGCGTTCAGAACACCCCCAAGCTCGAAGGCGGACTGTTGCGGGACTTGGGACAGGCACTGTTTAAAGAACTCAACCTCACCCCCACGTGGATCCTTTTACCCAAAAGCCGGGTCGCCTCGAACCTCACCTCGGGTAATGTGCATCTGGTCTGTCATCTGAATGAAGTCTGGCAGCCGGCGATCCGTGAGGCTGTTTTCTGGAGCCACGATCTTTATCGCAGTTCAAATCTGATTGTGTACATTGGCGGAAAGCCCATTCTTAAAGCCAAAGACCTTTATGGCAAGCGCGTGGGCGGAGTCTTGAATTTCATTTATCAGTACATGGATGACTACTTCAAAAAGGGCCTGATCCTGCGTGAAGACGGCCCGAACAACGAAAGCAATATCCAAAAGCTTCTCAACGGGCGCATCGACTATATCATCATGTCGAACCTGGAATTTGAGTACTACAAAAAAGTCTATCCCAGCCTGGAATCCGCCGACCTCGGGATGGACGAGATTATCACCAAGTGCGCCCTTTCCCGTAAAGCCCCTATCACCCTTGACGAGCTGAACCGGGCCATCGACAACATCAAGAAAAACGGCACCTTGGAAAAAATCCTCAAATCCTACAATTAG
- a CDS encoding ankyrin repeat domain-containing protein → MSAGDWKEMYNAAATGNMELVQYHIKNGVDPNYQHPEILSTALVASITYGHLTIAKFLLEHGANPTLLSEFDNMTPLQAAKAFNRQEIIDILVKSAPPANLLERFLRFVHLR, encoded by the coding sequence ATGTCAGCTGGGGACTGGAAAGAAATGTACAACGCCGCCGCCACCGGCAATATGGAGCTGGTTCAATACCACATCAAAAACGGTGTGGATCCCAACTATCAACATCCCGAAATCCTGTCCACCGCGCTGGTCGCCAGCATCACCTATGGACATCTGACAATCGCCAAGTTCCTGTTAGAGCATGGAGCCAACCCGACTTTGCTGTCCGAGTTCGACAATATGACCCCGTTACAGGCCGCCAAAGCCTTCAACCGACAGGAAATTATCGACATTCTTGTGAAATCCGCGCCTCCAGCTAATTTGCTGGAACGTTTTCTTCGCTTCGTTCACCTGCGCTAA
- a CDS encoding GFA family protein: MINLSSGSCLCQSVTFEVTGPFESFYLCHCKHCQKDTGSAHAANLFSSSAKLNWLSGEDQITTYNLPSTRHVKSFCKHCGAAVPNLQMDGKLLVVPAGSLNTEVSIKPTAHIFCSSQASWTVDLDKVRKFDKLPS, from the coding sequence GTGATTAATCTGTCTTCGGGGTCCTGCCTTTGTCAAAGTGTGACTTTTGAAGTGACAGGCCCCTTTGAAAGTTTCTATCTGTGTCATTGTAAGCACTGCCAGAAGGACACAGGCTCTGCCCATGCGGCAAACTTGTTTTCTTCCAGTGCCAAGCTGAACTGGCTTTCTGGCGAAGATCAGATCACCACCTACAATCTGCCGTCGACAAGACACGTAAAGAGTTTTTGCAAGCACTGCGGAGCGGCCGTTCCCAACTTGCAAATGGATGGAAAGTTGCTGGTGGTTCCCGCGGGAAGTCTGAATACAGAGGTTTCGATCAAGCCCACGGCACATATCTTTTGTTCAAGTCAGGCCAGCTGGACCGTGGATTTGGACAAGGTTCGAAAATTTGATAAACTTCCTTCGTAA
- a CDS encoding DUF2834 domain-containing protein: MRQTWIILAVLGTVVPFYFLVPFFAEPGASVSLFLELLFANSVSRFFAVDLVISSLAFLIWSFVDSRKNSINGWWMVLASNLMVGLSLALPLYFYKRSSSQK, from the coding sequence ATGCGACAAACTTGGATTATCCTGGCTGTTTTGGGGACCGTTGTCCCATTTTATTTTCTGGTTCCGTTCTTTGCAGAGCCGGGCGCGAGTGTTTCTCTTTTTCTTGAACTGCTGTTCGCAAACAGTGTTTCCAGATTCTTCGCGGTGGACTTGGTCATTTCGTCCCTCGCATTTCTGATCTGGTCGTTCGTTGATTCCAGGAAAAACAGCATCAACGGTTGGTGGATGGTTCTGGCATCCAATTTGATGGTAGGCCTGTCACTAGCCCTACCACTGTATTTCTATAAGCGCAGCTCTTCCCAAAAGTAG
- a CDS encoding RluA family pseudouridine synthase: protein MIEILFEDAFFLAAAKPAGMPSQATVDKSRQDFFTALKNQLRNERGNDFYLALHHRLDRDTSGVMIFAKTKEANEPLADLFKTHKIQKTYLCLTKRTQKAADAWEVDNHLVEMKDTKLKKTKMVRTQSGGDRAYTKFRKLEVFPEALLIEAQPLTGRMHQIRVHLADRGMGIYGDDIYQAPKNPVAPRLMLHAHALEFTHPFTHEFVRIECAVPADMAQFMKTLTFHSKND, encoded by the coding sequence ATGATCGAGATTCTTTTCGAAGACGCGTTCTTTCTAGCCGCCGCCAAGCCGGCCGGCATGCCATCCCAGGCTACAGTTGATAAAAGCCGCCAGGACTTCTTTACCGCACTTAAAAACCAGCTGCGCAATGAAAGAGGCAATGACTTCTACCTGGCCCTGCACCACCGCCTGGATCGCGATACATCCGGCGTGATGATCTTTGCCAAAACCAAAGAAGCCAATGAGCCTCTGGCCGATCTGTTCAAAACCCACAAGATTCAAAAAACCTATCTTTGTCTGACCAAACGAACTCAGAAAGCCGCCGACGCCTGGGAAGTCGACAACCATCTGGTCGAGATGAAGGACACAAAGCTTAAGAAAACCAAGATGGTTCGTACCCAGTCCGGGGGCGATCGCGCCTACACCAAATTCCGCAAGCTGGAAGTGTTCCCCGAGGCGTTGCTGATCGAGGCGCAACCATTAACTGGACGCATGCACCAGATCCGTGTGCATCTCGCTGATCGCGGCATGGGCATCTATGGTGACGATATCTATCAGGCACCGAAAAATCCCGTGGCTCCGCGACTGATGCTGCATGCCCATGCGCTGGAATTCACTCATCCGTTCACCCATGAATTTGTGCGTATAGAATGTGCAGTGCCTGCGGATATGGCGCAATTCATGAAGACATTGACCTTTCACTCTAAAAATGATTGA
- a CDS encoding HNH endonuclease family protein: protein MKHLQLKTASLQFVTMLMVAMSAAPVYAAPATAAPAHEFFTVDEDNLESDTTRRNEYSFMEYTPEFGPDQFIQGLKKVVINLLKWTLHEEAPPTPEEKYMRKLHFGRWINDPTDDTCMNTRAKVLVRDSNQEVTYRGNRQCVVDAGHWNDPYAGKEVVVAKEIQIDHMVPLKNAYVSGAWQWDYKTRCLYANYMGYKNHLVAADASANMSKGDRAPDKYLPSNLAYRCQYVRDWLAVKLIWKLNMTMDEVQAIHDVVTNYGCKASDFKFSKAELEGQREHINANLDFCMINKR, encoded by the coding sequence ATGAAACACCTACAACTGAAGACAGCCAGCTTGCAGTTTGTGACTATGCTAATGGTCGCAATGTCCGCAGCACCTGTTTATGCAGCCCCCGCAACCGCCGCTCCCGCCCACGAATTCTTCACAGTGGACGAGGACAATCTGGAATCCGACACCACCCGCAGAAATGAATACTCTTTTATGGAGTACACTCCTGAATTTGGACCGGATCAGTTCATCCAAGGACTGAAAAAAGTGGTGATCAACCTTCTGAAATGGACTCTTCACGAAGAAGCGCCTCCCACGCCAGAAGAAAAATACATGCGCAAACTTCACTTCGGCCGCTGGATCAATGATCCTACGGATGACACTTGCATGAACACCCGTGCAAAAGTTCTGGTTCGTGATTCCAATCAGGAAGTCACTTACCGCGGCAACAGACAGTGCGTGGTGGATGCCGGTCACTGGAACGACCCTTACGCAGGCAAAGAAGTTGTCGTAGCCAAAGAAATTCAGATCGACCATATGGTTCCTTTGAAAAATGCTTACGTGTCCGGTGCTTGGCAATGGGATTATAAAACCCGCTGCCTGTATGCGAACTATATGGGCTACAAAAACCACCTGGTTGCGGCGGATGCCAGCGCCAACATGTCCAAGGGCGACCGCGCTCCTGACAAGTACCTTCCATCCAATCTGGCTTACCGCTGTCAGTACGTTCGCGACTGGCTGGCAGTAAAACTGATCTGGAAGCTGAACATGACCATGGATGAAGTTCAGGCGATCCACGATGTGGTGACCAACTATGGCTGCAAAGCCTCTGACTTCAAATTCAGCAAAGCCGAACTTGAGGGCCAGCGTGAACATATCAACGCCAACCTTGATTTCTGCATGATCAATAAAAGATGA
- a CDS encoding TolC family protein: MKKGALVGLLLGLWQPQALAMNLQDYLQAVVNKNKSIQSLDISKEAAEDRRISGDVELVPVFTAGVSYLNDKSPLGQFAQLGGTQTTATDLKLGLAKRFSSGTDVSLTANATEVDNEGALLNPNFQKFSYGTLGLGLSQSLWKNSFGHATRLRQDRQEAVASAEVGKFDLQKKALLVSAEAAYWDYVYQSENLRIGRASLERARRIEAWTSRRVNDGISERADLLSAQALVAARQLQLVSAEDDLAAAKRQIRDYLELRDDEALPEISGDISRSRTLNSMVDGNGGKVVALDAYLSSLNAKAMSLVAKETEDVYRPDLVLGGSYNTNNFQPDKSIPDATSKWTDNKLPTWKVGLNLIYMFDTDVKGSAKSAARKDALAAQLQSERKILDSESAWIELNRRYSEMNKRIDSAGEIARLQSGAAKAQADLFNKGRSITANVINAEEDAADAELNLTKLKSEQRKMEAQARLFITLDENKREEK; this comes from the coding sequence ATGAAAAAGGGCGCCCTTGTAGGACTTCTGCTCGGACTGTGGCAACCGCAAGCGCTGGCGATGAATCTTCAGGATTATCTTCAGGCTGTCGTTAATAAAAATAAATCCATTCAATCTTTGGATATCTCAAAAGAGGCCGCGGAAGACCGCCGCATCTCTGGCGATGTAGAGCTGGTACCAGTCTTTACCGCTGGTGTGAGCTACCTTAATGACAAAAGCCCTCTGGGGCAGTTTGCTCAGCTGGGGGGAACTCAAACCACGGCGACAGATCTGAAGCTGGGTCTTGCGAAAAGATTCTCTTCTGGTACGGATGTGTCTCTGACCGCCAACGCCACGGAAGTCGATAATGAAGGGGCGCTGTTAAATCCCAATTTCCAGAAATTCTCTTACGGCACTTTGGGGCTGGGGTTGAGCCAGTCTTTGTGGAAGAATTCTTTCGGTCATGCGACTCGTCTTCGTCAGGATCGTCAGGAAGCCGTGGCCTCTGCCGAGGTCGGTAAATTTGATCTGCAGAAAAAAGCCCTGCTGGTCAGTGCGGAAGCGGCGTACTGGGATTATGTCTATCAAAGTGAAAACCTGCGCATTGGCCGTGCTTCCTTGGAACGCGCCCGTCGTATCGAAGCCTGGACCAGTCGTCGTGTGAACGACGGTATCAGTGAGCGTGCTGATCTGTTGTCAGCGCAGGCCCTGGTGGCGGCTCGTCAGCTTCAGTTGGTTTCTGCAGAAGATGATCTGGCGGCGGCGAAACGCCAGATTCGCGATTATTTGGAGCTTCGTGATGATGAAGCTTTGCCGGAAATCTCGGGCGACATTTCCCGTTCCCGCACTTTGAATTCGATGGTGGATGGCAACGGCGGCAAGGTCGTGGCTTTGGATGCTTACTTGTCTTCGCTGAATGCCAAGGCCATGTCCTTGGTGGCTAAAGAAACGGAAGACGTCTATCGTCCGGATCTGGTTTTGGGCGGGTCTTATAACACCAACAACTTCCAGCCGGATAAAAGCATCCCGGATGCGACATCAAAATGGACCGACAACAAGCTTCCGACCTGGAAGGTGGGGTTGAATCTGATTTATATGTTCGACACCGATGTGAAGGGCTCTGCAAAGTCGGCCGCACGCAAAGACGCCTTGGCTGCCCAGTTGCAAAGTGAAAGAAAGATCCTGGACAGCGAAAGCGCGTGGATCGAGTTGAACCGTCGTTATTCTGAAATGAACAAACGCATTGATTCCGCCGGCGAAATTGCCCGTTTGCAGTCAGGTGCCGCCAAAGCCCAGGCTGATTTGTTCAACAAAGGCCGTTCGATCACTGCCAATGTGATCAATGCCGAAGAAGATGCCGCCGATGCGGAACTGAATTTGACCAAACTGAAATCTGAGCAGAGAAAAATGGAAGCTCAGGCCCGCTTGTTCATCACTTTGGATGAAAACAAACGGGAGGAGAAATAG
- a CDS encoding efflux RND transporter permease subunit, translating into MNLPGLSIKRPIFISCIVILMLILGAFSLRKMPVDMFPDVTFPILFVQVTYPGASPLDLEKQVSKLIEDEVGSISGLKNLRSNNLDSVAIVILEFQLGTDIKEVEQEVRNRIGNIRRDLPSEIYEPVIRRFDPADQPIVTLAVTTEMDEGAAYDLANEVIKPRFERIKDVGQVDIFGGRKQEIHVLVDKNKLQDRKISMLQVSQRVIDTSKDIPIGKIENPIDETTLRTNGEFESLKQIEEVNVNFVGSDKAILVKDVGRVVKSLEDQKTMGRVKGKRALLMNVYKQRGANTVAVSDAVKKNIEAVNAMLKEKGLKGTVTMVRDTSRPIQMNVYDVKESIIIGIILCVIVVFFFLGSARSTFITAMALPNSLLGGFVIMWAMGFSINLMTLLALSLAVGLLIDDAIVVRENIFRHLEMGKKPKDAALDGTKEVAMAVIATTLVVIAVFGPISFLQGIVGQFFKQFGLTVVFTMLISLFDAFTVAPMLSAYMAHPNEHVKGTGIVGRMLTAFDNFQTWLEDWYEKALKYTLGNPKKILAGGVLIFVSSLGTLAFIPATFLPAADNGEFVVNVELPVGSSLMATSKFTEKVEKIFENDSAVDMVMTIVGNSNNESNKSMLFIRLVERKHRSMNTTDYKESLRKKFPQFEKDANVSIGDIDAVNSGEKPLNVNIQGEDLDQLNVYATKLVERMKKIPGLVDVDTNFRSGKPEFHVVFDRKKSEALGVSTVIAGAELRNRTEGNEQAIYRENGIDYKIRVRFEEMFRDLRSQFKTTLVPNANYNMIPLSRIAQGENASGFSQINRMNKGRYIQISGNLAKGGALGNVSAEVERIIKKEMPPPPGVDFAFKGQADDFKELIENMLLAVILGVIFIYLVLASLYESFITPFTILLALPLAMTGAFLALLIFGKTIDIFSLIGIVLLLGVVAKNSILLVDYTNHLIHEGIERNAAIIKACRTRLRPILMTSLALIAGMIPIAIGLNEASAMRTSMGVAIIGGLISSTLLTLLIVPAAFGFVEDFKAWFRAKLAKLAGYQP; encoded by the coding sequence ATGAATTTGCCTGGTCTATCGATTAAACGACCTATTTTTATTTCCTGTATCGTGATTCTGATGCTGATCCTGGGTGCTTTCTCTTTGAGAAAAATGCCTGTGGACATGTTTCCGGATGTGACCTTTCCGATTTTGTTTGTGCAGGTCACTTATCCGGGGGCTTCGCCTTTGGATCTGGAAAAACAGGTTTCAAAGCTTATTGAAGATGAAGTCGGCAGTATTTCGGGTCTTAAGAACTTAAGATCGAACAATCTGGACAGCGTGGCGATCGTCATTCTGGAATTCCAGTTGGGGACGGACATCAAAGAAGTCGAGCAGGAGGTGCGCAACCGCATCGGCAACATCCGCCGGGACCTGCCGTCCGAGATTTATGAACCGGTGATCCGCCGTTTTGACCCGGCCGATCAGCCGATTGTGACCCTGGCCGTGACGACGGAAATGGACGAGGGTGCCGCTTATGACCTTGCGAATGAAGTGATTAAGCCGCGTTTTGAGCGTATCAAAGACGTGGGCCAGGTGGACATTTTCGGTGGTCGTAAACAGGAAATTCACGTTCTGGTTGATAAGAACAAGCTGCAGGATCGCAAGATCTCGATGTTGCAAGTGTCTCAGCGTGTGATTGACACCTCCAAAGACATCCCCATTGGTAAAATTGAAAACCCGATTGATGAAACGACCTTAAGAACCAACGGGGAGTTTGAATCCCTGAAGCAGATCGAGGAAGTGAACGTCAACTTCGTGGGTTCCGACAAAGCCATCCTGGTGAAGGATGTGGGCCGTGTTGTGAAAAGTCTGGAAGACCAGAAAACCATGGGTCGCGTGAAAGGCAAGCGCGCCCTTTTGATGAACGTGTACAAACAGCGTGGTGCCAACACCGTGGCTGTGTCTGATGCGGTTAAAAAGAACATTGAAGCCGTCAATGCGATGCTAAAAGAAAAAGGCCTGAAGGGCACTGTGACCATGGTCCGTGACACTTCTCGCCCGATTCAGATGAACGTGTATGACGTGAAGGAATCCATCATCATCGGTATCATCCTTTGCGTGATCGTGGTGTTTTTCTTCCTGGGGTCGGCGCGTTCGACCTTCATTACGGCCATGGCTTTGCCAAACTCCCTGTTGGGTGGTTTTGTCATTATGTGGGCCATGGGCTTTTCCATCAACTTGATGACCTTGCTGGCGCTTTCTTTGGCGGTGGGGCTCCTGATCGATGATGCGATCGTCGTGCGGGAAAATATCTTCCGACATCTGGAAATGGGCAAAAAGCCCAAAGACGCTGCTTTGGATGGAACCAAAGAGGTGGCAATGGCCGTTATTGCCACGACACTTGTGGTGATTGCGGTGTTTGGTCCGATTTCCTTCCTGCAGGGGATCGTCGGGCAGTTCTTCAAGCAGTTTGGTCTGACGGTCGTATTTACGATGCTGATTTCCCTGTTTGATGCCTTCACGGTGGCGCCGATGCTGTCGGCTTATATGGCGCACCCGAACGAACACGTCAAAGGCACCGGCATTGTCGGTCGCATGTTGACGGCATTTGATAATTTCCAGACATGGCTTGAAGACTGGTATGAAAAAGCCCTGAAGTACACGCTTGGGAATCCGAAAAAAATTCTGGCCGGCGGGGTTTTGATCTTCGTGTCTTCTTTGGGCACGTTGGCCTTTATTCCGGCGACCTTCCTGCCAGCGGCGGATAACGGTGAGTTTGTGGTGAACGTCGAGCTGCCGGTGGGAAGCTCTCTGATGGCGACAAGCAAGTTCACGGAAAAAGTTGAAAAGATCTTTGAAAACGATTCCGCGGTGGACATGGTGATGACGATTGTTGGTAACTCCAACAATGAATCGAATAAATCCATGTTGTTCATCCGCCTGGTGGAACGCAAACACCGCAGCATGAACACGACTGATTACAAAGAATCTTTGCGTAAGAAGTTCCCGCAGTTTGAAAAAGACGCCAATGTTTCCATTGGCGATATCGATGCGGTGAACTCGGGCGAAAAACCACTGAATGTGAATATTCAGGGTGAGGATCTGGATCAGTTGAACGTCTATGCCACCAAGCTGGTAGAGCGTATGAAAAAGATCCCGGGTCTGGTGGATGTGGATACGAACTTCCGGTCCGGAAAACCGGAATTCCATGTCGTGTTTGATCGTAAAAAATCCGAAGCGCTGGGGGTTTCCACGGTGATCGCGGGGGCGGAGCTGCGCAACCGTACCGAGGGTAACGAGCAGGCGATTTATCGTGAAAACGGTATCGACTATAAAATCCGTGTGCGCTTTGAGGAAATGTTCCGCGATCTGCGCAGTCAGTTCAAGACGACGCTGGTGCCGAATGCGAACTATAACATGATTCCGCTTTCGCGCATTGCTCAAGGGGAAAACGCGTCGGGCTTTTCTCAGATCAACCGCATGAACAAAGGCCGCTACATTCAGATTTCCGGAAACCTTGCCAAGGGCGGGGCTCTGGGGAACGTTTCTGCGGAAGTTGAAAGAATCATCAAGAAGGAAATGCCACCACCTCCGGGCGTGGACTTTGCCTTCAAAGGTCAGGCGGACGACTTTAAAGAGCTGATTGAAAACATGCTTCTGGCGGTTATTCTGGGGGTGATTTTCATCTATCTGGTTCTGGCAAGTTTGTATGAAAGCTTCATCACGCCGTTTACGATCTTGCTGGCATTGCCGCTGGCGATGACCGGGGCGTTCCTGGCGTTGTTGATCTTTGGCAAGACCATCGACATCTTCTCGCTTATCGGGATTGTGTTACTGCTTGGGGTTGTGGCGAAGAACTCGATCCTGCTTGTGGATTATACCAATCACCTGATCCACGAAGGTATCGAGCGTAATGCGGCAATTATTAAAGCCTGCCGCACACGTCTTCGTCCGATTTTGATGACCTCGTTGGCGCTGATCGCCGGTATGATTCCAATCGCGATCGGCCTGAATGAAGCTTCCGCGATGAGAACATCCATGGGTGTTGCCATCATCGGCGGTTTGATCAGTTCGACGTTGCTGACGCTTTTGATCGTTCCCGCGGCCTTTGGCTTCGTGGAAGATTTCAAAGCATGGTTCCGCGCAAAACTTGCGAAACTTGCTGGCTATCAGCCGTAA
- a CDS encoding protein adenylyltransferase SelO: MSTPFIPPIYELGPDFYDEVRPAQFPKALLRYRNQDAAESVGLGLLTPQEWQNHFWAFESLPQNIKTPLALRYHGHQFRSYNPDLGDGRGFLFAQVRDHSRLLDLGTKGSGTTPYSRRGDGRLTLKGAFREILATELLQSYGVNTSKTFSVFETGENLERHDEPSPTRAGVLVRLSHSHIRFGTFQRLAFFNQTDNIKKLIQYCVRHYYPHLAGFSEAELAAEFLRAVAQKKAETVAAWMMAGFVHGVLNTDNMNITGESFDYGPYRFLPVYDPAFTAAYFDQSGLYCFGRQPSAVLWNLHQLGGALKVAYPELPVPELLEDFGDAFNLEVQNRLLKRLNLKNPLQDIGAIHDLNAELVSGLFQFMDTEKCAFEQTLYDLHSGALPERLQRSVQKDLYQKESFKKLNETLSCFEIDDEEKARHSYLQTGKACALVIDELEALWAPIAEQDDWGPFERKLVEIRSFRGLYG, from the coding sequence GTGAGCACTCCATTCATTCCACCTATTTACGAACTGGGGCCTGATTTCTACGACGAAGTCCGCCCTGCCCAATTCCCCAAGGCCCTGTTGCGATATCGCAACCAAGACGCTGCAGAAAGCGTTGGATTGGGTCTATTGACCCCCCAAGAATGGCAAAATCATTTCTGGGCCTTTGAGAGCCTTCCTCAGAATATCAAAACACCCTTGGCTTTGCGCTACCATGGCCACCAGTTCCGCAGCTACAATCCAGACCTGGGTGACGGAAGAGGCTTTTTGTTCGCACAAGTCCGCGACCACAGCCGTCTGTTGGACCTGGGCACCAAGGGCAGCGGAACCACCCCTTATTCTCGCCGCGGAGACGGACGCCTGACATTGAAAGGCGCCTTTCGCGAAATCCTGGCAACTGAACTTTTGCAATCTTACGGCGTCAACACCAGCAAAACATTCTCGGTGTTTGAAACCGGCGAAAACTTGGAAAGACATGACGAACCTTCTCCGACCCGCGCGGGCGTTTTAGTGCGTCTTAGCCACAGCCACATCCGCTTTGGCACTTTTCAACGACTGGCGTTTTTCAATCAGACAGACAACATCAAAAAATTAATTCAGTATTGCGTACGCCATTACTATCCTCACCTTGCAGGTTTCAGCGAAGCTGAACTGGCAGCCGAATTCCTGCGTGCCGTGGCTCAGAAAAAAGCCGAGACCGTCGCTGCCTGGATGATGGCCGGCTTTGTTCACGGGGTTCTAAACACCGACAACATGAACATCACCGGCGAAAGCTTTGATTACGGCCCTTACCGTTTCCTTCCGGTTTACGATCCGGCCTTCACCGCCGCCTACTTTGATCAAAGCGGTCTTTACTGTTTTGGCCGTCAGCCTTCAGCAGTGCTGTGGAATCTGCACCAACTGGGTGGCGCACTGAAAGTGGCTTATCCGGAACTTCCGGTGCCGGAGCTTTTGGAAGATTTTGGCGACGCCTTCAATCTGGAAGTGCAAAACCGTCTGTTGAAACGTCTGAATCTGAAAAATCCTTTGCAAGACATCGGCGCGATTCATGACCTCAACGCGGAACTGGTATCAGGCCTTTTCCAGTTCATGGACACTGAAAAATGCGCCTTTGAACAAACTTTGTATGACCTGCACTCGGGCGCATTGCCAGAGCGTCTGCAAAGATCCGTTCAAAAAGACCTATACCAAAAAGAGTCCTTCAAAAAATTAAACGAGACGCTGTCTTGTTTTGAAATTGATGATGAAGAAAAAGCCCGCCACAGCTATCTGCAAACTGGTAAGGCCTGTGCTCTCGTTATTGATGAGTTGGAAGCTCTGTGGGCCCCCATCGCCGAACAAGACGACTGGGGACCCTTTGAAAGAAAGCTGGTTGAAATTCGCAGCTTCCGGGGACTTTACGGCTGA